The following coding sequences are from one Kwoniella bestiolae CBS 10118 chromosome 2, complete sequence window:
- a CDS encoding glycerol-3-phosphate dehydrogenase (NAD(+)) yields the protein MSAQSTAPSTPDVTKDFSDLEISSTVTTPAATRPSSPIPAALPPSPLASGKHKICVIGSGSWGSALAKIAAENAWKRNDEFHSEVRMWVREKIVNGKPLTHIINRTHLNSRYLPDIKLPKNLVATPHLKDVVKDATLIVFVVPHQFLHTVLGELRKPGVLHPQARAISAIKGVEVNGTDIETFASLIEGKVGTPCSALSGANIALEVAMGQFCETTIGCPSHEDSLLWSAVFHAPTFRVNAVEDVNGVSLGGALKNIVALAAGFVDGLGLGGNTKAAILRIGLSEMTEFCLEFFEGSQRETFSNESAGIADLITTCYGGRNRKCAEEFAKTGQPFDVIEKKLLNGQKLQGTATAEEVHNFLRARKRTHAYPLFEKVYQISYEGLPPKALVQGL from the exons atgtcagctcaatctACCGCCCCCTCCACTCCAGACGTCACCAAGGACTTTTCGGACCTTGAAATCTCTTCCACCGTTACCACCCCAG CCGCTACtcgaccatcttctcccatcccagctgctctccctccctccccactcGCCTCTGGCAAACACAAGATCTGTGTTATCGGTTCAGGATCATGGGGTTCAGCACTCGCTAAGATCGCAGCTGAGAACGCCTGGAAGAGAAATGACGAGTTCCACTCTGAAGTTCGAATGTGGGTCAGAGAGAAGATT GTAAACGGAAAACCTCTtactcacatcatcaaccgaactcacctcaactCCCGATATCTCCCAGACATCAAATTACCCAAGAACCTCGTTGCTACCCCTCACTTGAAAGATGTCGTCAAAGATGCGACATTGATCGTTTTCGTTGTACCCCACCAATTCCTTCACACCGTATTGGGAGAATTGAGGAAACCCGGTGTACTCCACCCTCAAGCTAGAGCCATCTCAGCTATCAAGGGTGTAGAAGTCAACGGAACCGATATTGAGACTTTCGCTAGTTTGATCGAAGGAAAAGTCGGTACCCCTTGTTCAGCCTTGAGTGGTGCTAACATCGctttggagg TCGCAATGGGACAATTCTGCGAGACCACAATCGGTTGTCCATCGCACGAAGATTCTCTACTCTGGTCAGCAGTCTTCCACGCCCCCACCTTCCGAGTCAACGCGGTAGAAGATGTGAACGGTGTATCCCTTGGTGGAGCCCTGAAGAACATTGTAGCCCTCGCTGCTGGTTTCGTAGatggtttgggtttgggtggaaACACCAAAGCTGCCATTCTGAGAATTGGTTTGAGCGAGATGACTGAATTCTGTCTGGAGTTCTTTGAAGGAAGTCAAAGGGAGAC CTTCTCAAACGAGTCCGCTGGTATTGCCGACCTGATCACGACATGTTACGGAGGACGAAACAGGAAGTGTGCCGAGGAGTTTGCAAAGACCGGTCAGCCATTCGATGTCATCGAGAAGAAGCTGTTGAACGGCCAGAAACTCCAGGGAACAGCTACTGCCGAGGAGGTCCACAACTTCTTGAGAGCACGAAAGAGGACACACGCTTATCCATTGTTCGAGAAGGTCTATCAAATCTCTTACGAGGGTTTACCCCCCAAGGCTTTGGTCCAAGGATTATAA
- a CDS encoding AMP deaminase has product MPPVRPQNITLTDPELFLSGIRSPMAKPSTPIASMPGTPVNEMDKADLDGKELLMQMQILAFAEQGIGSELEELYASFARCLDLRDKYMELSNQRLGDNPKDHDGSFHGFTPKSSGDVMGLKAEVEQDTCEGPSAAQNDELPTWNIYPPPPPPHWHWKPSHGSVMPEPTSSDGTTQSTTSTTTRDNQAFRIEDCQIQPKDDQHTFGLNDEGVFTVYPDDQPTPNNANGGEVKVNLDVKGKKPLARVPSLKEYFTDLDYLLGVCSDGPAKSFAFRRLKYLSSKWSLYCLLNEYQELADMKAVPHRDFYNVRKVDTHIHHSASMNQKHLLRFIKSKLKRNPNEIVIHRDGKDLTLKEVFESLNLTAYDLSIDTLDMHAHQEFHRFDRFNDRYNPTGSSRLREIFLKTDNLLKGKYLAELTQELIADLEQSKYQVSEWRLSIYGRNLNEWDKLAKWVVNNKLVSHNVRWLIQVPRLYEVYKGSGLVNNFEDVVKNVFQPLFEVTKDPSSHPELHIFLQRVVGFDSVDDESKPERRLYRKFPTAKMWDTNQSPPYSYWIYYMYANMASLNAWRRSRGFNTFVLRPHCGEAGDPDHLSSAFLTAHSISHGILLRKVPALQYLFYLKQIGLAMSPLSNNALFLTYERNPFKDYFKVGLNVSLSTDDPLQFHFTASHLLEEYSCAAQIYKLTPADMCELARNSVLQSGWEMQVKKHWIGHKWYLPGAAGNDIHKTNVPTIRLAYRHSTLLEELALIRHGQHSPSATPTHLKQSSSSQLPNQPSSSSPSQPTSGDRPAIANRPGMTTHPSDVAAAAMSMTNSSVYGQGENHTIAPHLVGGVGTLGERSKRKSISNLAGAGGVKGMAGVNRFMRLGDRGMF; this is encoded by the exons ATGCCCCCTGTTCGACCCCAGAATATCACACTTACCGATCCTGAGCTATTCCTAAGTGGAATCCGCTCTCCCATGGCTAAACCCTCTACCCCCATCGCTTCTATGCCTGGTACCCCcgtgaatgagatggataaaGCAGATCTGGACGGGAAAGAGTTGCTGATGCAAATGCAAATTCTCGCTTTCGCAGAACAAGGCATCGGTAGTGAACTTGAAGAATTATA TGCATCTTTCGCACGATGTTTGGACCTTCGAGACAAGTATATGGAACTTTCCAACCAACGACTGGGCGATAATCCCAAAGATCACGATGGCTCGTTCCATGGATTCACCCCGAAATCCTCAGGCGACGTTATGGGCCTCAAAGCAGAGGTGGAGCAAGATACCTGCGAGGGACCATCTGCAGCTCAGAACGATGAGTTACCTACATGGAATATCTACCCgccacctccaccaccccacTGGCATTGGAAACCGTCTCATGGGAGTGTAATGCCTGAACCTACCTCTTCTGACGGGACGACTCAAAGTACCACGTCAACCACTACGAGGGATAACCAGGCGTTCAGGATTGAAGATTGCCAGATCCAACCGAAAGACGATCAACATACTTTTGGGTTGAACGATGAAGGTGTTTTCACCGTTTATCCCGATGATCAGCCTACACCCAATAATGCCAATGGTGGAGAGGTCAAAGTCAATCTCGATGTCAAAGGTAAAAAACCTTTGGCTAGAGTACCATCCCTGAAGGAATATTTCACAGATCTAGATTATCTCCTTGGAGTGTGTTCTGACGGTCCGGCAAAGTCTTTCGCATTCAGACGGTTGAAGTATCTGTCGTCGAAATGGAGCTTGTACTGCTTGTTAAATGAGTATCAGGAACTGGCAGATATGAAGGCTGTTCCTCATAG GGATTTCTACAATGTTAGAAAAGTCGATACTCACATTCACCACTCTGCGAGTATGAACCAGAAACATTTGTTGCGATTCATCAAGTCCAAATTGAAGAGGAACCCAAAT GAAATCGTCATTCATCGAGATGGGAAAGATCTCACTTTGAAAGAGGTGTTCGAATCGCTAAATTTGACTGCTTACGACCTTTCGATCGATACTCTCGATATGCACGCTCATCAG GAATTCCATCGATTCGATCGGTTCAATGACCGATATAACCCCACTGGATCTTCGAGGTTGAGAGAGATCTTCTTGAAGACTGATAATTTATTGAAGGGGAAATACCTTGCAGAGTTGACTCAGG AATTGATTGCGGATCTGGAACAAAGTAAATATCAAGTCTCAGAGTGGAGATTGTCCATCTATGGAAG GAATCTCAACGAATGGGACAAACTTGCTAAATGGGTAGTGAACAACAAGCTTGTCTCGCACAACGTTAGATGGTTGATCCAGGTTCCAAGATTGTACGAGGTGTACAAGGGCTCAGGATTGGTCAACAACTTTGAGGATGTAGTGAAGA ATGTCTTCCAACCTTTGTTCGAAGTTACCAaagatccctcttctcaccctgAGCTACACATCTTCCTTCAACGAGTAGTAGGGTTTGACAGTGTAGACGACGAGTCGAAACCTGAGAGAAGACTATACAGGAAGTTCCCGACAGCCAAAATGTGGGATACAAACCAAAGTCCTCCATACAGTTATTG GATCTACTACATGTACGCCAACATGGCTTCTCTGAATGCCTGGAGAAGATCTAGAGGATTCA ACACATTCGTGCTCCGACCACACTGTGGAGAAGCAGGTGATCCCGATCACTTGTCCTCGGCATTCTTGACTGCCCATTCGATCTCGCACGGTATCTTGCTTCGAAAAGTACCTGCGTTGCAGTACTTGTTTTACCTCAAGCAGATTGGACTGGCCATGAGTCCGTTGAGTAATAATGCGCTGTTCTTGACTTATGAGAGGAACCCTTTCAAGGATTACTTCAAGGTTGGATTGAATGTGTCGCTATCGACTG ATGACCCCCTCCAATTCCACTTCACCGCTTCTCATCTGCTCGAAGAGTACTCGTGCGCTGCCCAAATATACAAACTTACCCCTGCGGACATGTGCGAGCTGGCGAGAAATTCGGTATTGCAGAGTGGATGGGAAATGCAGGTCAAGAAACATTGGATAGGGCATAAGTGGTATTTACCCGGTGCGGCTGGGAATGATATTcacaag ACCAATGTACCTACTATCAGATTGGCATATAGACACTCTACGTTACTTGAAGAGCT CGCCCTAATCCGACACGGCCAACATTCCCCCTCAGCCACCCCAACGCACCTCAAacaatcctcctcatctcaacTCCCTAACCaaccttcatcatcttccccttctcagCCTACCTCAGGGGACAGACCAGCAATTGCCAATCGACCAGGAATGACCACCCACCCCTCGGACgtagctgctgctgctatGTCGATGACTAATTCCAGCGTGTATGGACAGGGGGAAAACCATACCATCGCTCCTCATTTggttggtggggttgggaCGTTGGGGGAGAGAAGTAAGAGGAAGAGTATTTCGAATTTGGCGGGTGCTGGGGGTGTGAAAGGTATGGCGGGGGTGAACAGGTTCATGAGGCTAGGAGATAGGGGGATGTTTTGA
- a CDS encoding T-complex protein 1, theta subunit — translation MSLKVPKAGGPDLFKAGYKQMSGLEEAVLRNIAAVGELSEIVRTSFGPNGRNKLIINHLGRLFVTSDAATIIREIEVAHPAAKLLVMASTAQEAEMGDATNLVLIFAGELLKRSEHLLTMGLHPSDVIQGYEMALAKGREELETLITSTIPSSPLPTAEQLSKAVATSLAAKQPGCEDFLADLVAEASLAVMPKNPKDFNVDSVRVVKVLGGGLEASRVVRGMVFGREPEGVVKNATKAKVAVYTCGLDISQTETKGTVLLKKADDLLNFSRGEEKQLEGYFKEIADSGVKLIIAGSGIGDLALHYLNRLNIGVIKVLSKFDLRRLCRVVGATPLARLGAPTAEEAGMVDVFETVEIGGDRVTVLRQEEGEKTRTATIVLRGATANYLDDLERSLDDGINTVRILLRDGRQVPGAGSSEIEVARRVAEYGGKTAGLAQHSIKRWAESLEVVPRTLAENAGLNAEDVVSLLYKSHAEGQNEAGVDIDSENSSNTNGVLSSVKEKGILDPFAAKDWAIKLATDAAISVLRVDSIIVAKQAGLAPPKQQGHWDDD, via the exons ATGTCATTGAAGGTACCAAAAGCTGGAGGTCCAGACCTGTTCAAGGCTGGTTACAAG CAAATGTCTGGTCTTGAGGAAGCAGTGTTGAGGAATATTGCTGCTGTGGGAGAACTGAGTGAAATCGTCAGAACCTCTTTCGGTCCCAATG GTCGTAacaaactcatcatcaaccatctcgGAAGACTCTTCGTAACTTCAGACGCAGCAACTATCATCCGGGAGATTGAGGTCGCTCACCCCGCTGCTAAATTGTTGGTCATGGCAAGTACAGCCCAGGAAGCCGAG ATGGGTGACGCTACCAACCTAGTGCTCATCTTTGCTGGAGAGCTATTGAAGAGATCAGAACACCTTTTGACTATGGGTTTACACCCTTCGGATGTGATTCAGGGGTATGAGATGGCTTTGGCTAAAGGTAGAGAGGAGCTTGAGA CACtgatcacctccaccatcccttcatcACCTTTACCCACCGCCGAACAACTCTCCAAAGCCGTCGCTACCTCTCTCGCCGCAAAACAGCCAGGATGCGAGGATTTCCTTGCTGATTTAGTAGCGGAAGCTTCTTTGGCAGTTATGCCCAAGAATCCCAAGGACTTCAACGTAGATTCGGTGAGAGTGGTCAAAGTTTTAGGTGGAGGGTTGGAAGCCAGTAGAGTCGTGAGAGGTATGGTATTTGGTCGAGAACCtgaag GTGTCGTAAAGAACGCCACGAAGGCGAAAGTCGCTGTGTACACCTGTGGTCTCGATATCTCGCAGACTGAAACCAAGGGAACGGTTCTACTCAAGAAGGCAGATGATCTGTTGAATTTCTCacgaggagaggagaaacaaCTCGAGGGT TACTTCAAAGAAATCGCCGACTCGGGCGTCAAACTCATCATCGCTGGATCAGGTATCGGAGATCTCGCCTTACATTACCTTAACAGGCTGAACATCGGAGTCATCAAGGTCTTGTCCAAATTTGACTTACGAAGGCTCTGTCGAGTGGTCGGTGCGACTCCTCTTGCTCGATTGGGTGCTCCCACAGCCGAAGAGGCGGGTATGGTAGATGTGTTTGAGACTGTCGAAattggaggagatcgagtGACGGTCTTAAGACAGGAGGAAGGCGAGAAGACTCGAACTGCCACCATCGTGCTTAGAGGAGCCACAGCAAACTACTTGGACGATCTGGAGAGATCCCTGGATGACGGTATCAACACCGTCAGGATCTTGTTAAGGGATGGAAGACAGGTTCCAGGAGCTGGATCAAGTGAGATCGAAGTTGCTAGACGAGTGGCAGAGTACGGGGGTAAAACTGCTGGATTGGCCCAACATTCTATTAAGAGATGGGCTGAATCACTCGAAGTTGTCCCTCGAACCCTCGCTGAGAACGCTGGACTGAACGCCGAAGATGTCGTTTCTCTCTTGTACAAATCCCATGCGGAGGGTCAGAACGAAGCTGGAGTGGATATTGATTCGGAGAATTCCTCAAATACCAATGGTGTGTTGTCGTCGgtcaaggagaagggtaTATTAGATCCATTCGCTGCTAAGGACTGGGCGATCAAGTTGGCGACGGACGCTGCTATCTCGGTACTTAGGGTGGATAGTATTATCGTGGCTAAGCAGGCGGGGTTGGCCCCTCCTAAACAACAAGGTCATTGGGATGATGACtag